From Bombina bombina isolate aBomBom1 chromosome 1, aBomBom1.pri, whole genome shotgun sequence:
ttaaatataggggAGCAATCGAAAAATGTAGACCCAAGAGCTAGAATTTTAATAGCATGACACACTGGATAACAGTTTTTTAAGCCCTACATCATGGGATTTTTCATTTTTAATctgattttgttttgcaaaacagataTTTTGAcaacattccaatccattagaattcCACACAGAGTGCATTACATGGCCTTTTTAGGATTTTCTAATTTAAAGCTATTCAAATACATTTGAAAGCCCAATGATGTCCAGTTTATCACAATATTGTCAAATGCATTTTTGGAGTGATAACATCCTCTATACCTTGCATGGAGATAATTTGTCACCTTTATTCTAATCTCTTTTTTAGCAGCTAAAAGTTCTTTTGCTTGATTTGTTTCCATGCTAAtgaagaggttttttttatataaaagggacagtctattcaaaatgaaactttcatgagtcagatagggcatgcaattttaaacaactttcaaatttacttttatcatcaaatttgctttgttctcttggtattctttgttgaaagctaaacctagtaaagcttgtatgctgatttctaagcccttgaaggtcgcttcttatcttggtgcatttcgacagtttttcacagttagatagcgctagttcatgtgtgccatatagataacattgtgctcactcctgatgagttatttatgagtcagcactgattggctaaagtgcaagtctgtcaaaagaactgaaataaggggcagtctacagaggcttagatatgaggtattcacagaggtaaaaagtatattaatataactgtgttagttatacaaaactggggaaatggtgataaagggattatctatctttataaacaatacaaattctggagacaactgtccctttaactaaaaagttAAAAACGTGGACACAAATTAAATTTGACAGGAGTATTCATCACTTAAATTAATGGTaaactttaaatgttttaaaatcaggtctggaatctaagtaATATTTTATATGGGCTCCAATCGgccctctagctacaaaaaagtaccgtatggctagagcgccgattagagaacagttcaaaccattagctcacaaagttttgaagtgggcagccggaGTACAGGgaattagaatggcacggctagttTAAAAAGTAGgttacagcacatcttcattaTAAGTGATCAATTatagtccctgtaaaatattgcttagattctggacatgattttaaaacatataagtGTTTGGTTGATTAAAGgcaaataaaacccttttttttttctttcatgattcagaaagagcacacaattttagacaactttcttatttacttctattatcaatttttcttcattctcttggcatcttttgttaaaaagcagggatgtaagcttaaaaaccattccatttctggagcactatatggcagcatttttgcaagaatgttatccatttgcaagacactagatggcagcactatttcctgccatgtagttctcgggtgcctacctaagtatctcttcaacacagaatatcatgagaatgaagcaaatttgataatagaaataaattggaaacttttttaaaactatatgctctgtctgaatcacaaaatcatttttttggatttcatatctctttaaatatgcTCAATATCAAGTTACTGAAAATTATATGTAATAATTGATGGGATGAATTTAAATTAATAGCTAAACCAGCATTTATATGCAGTCATTCATACTAaattaattgttatattttacttttttttactctTTGGTTGTGCATCATTTACTTACATAAAGGTCTGTGAAAATTCCATTGAAAAGCCTGCAGTTGCGTATTGCTGTTTTtattatagttaaaataattttgtatatttttctaaatcatttttttttttctaattgaaaTCCTGGCTCTTCTAATGAACTGGAATGGTTTAGGAAAATAAGCAAACAAATCAGATGATTGAGCTATATGATGTTTCCACCAGGGAATTTTAACCAGTTGGAATCTGAGCCATAGATTGGAAAGTTTTAAAGGGGTATGAACgtgaaaaataaacattcatggtttagatagagcatgcaatcatcTCTTAGAaactattgttgaaaagcataccatgagagacccaggagcagcaatgcacttctagctgctgattggtggctacatatgccTCTTtttactggctcaccagatgtgtttagccagGTCTcaattgtgcattgctgctctgcagaTAACtcttaactatttgttttaaccccttagcaggggttaaacatataattatatgCAAAGAGTATGGAAGGGCTTGACAAAcctaggagccagggagccacttgctcctagaattttacccatggctcctaactttttgtgttattctccatatatcttcaTACAAATATAACTGTCTaactcctaaaagtatgtctggcttctACATATTTGTGCTGGCTccaaaattttaaacagatttgtcgacccctgctgtagtgcaataataaaatgcttaaagggacagccttcttgatttttttttattgtttaaaaaatatcgataacacctttactaacttttcaccagctttgcataaccaacattgttatattaaaatactttataacctcCAAGTTCGCCTGTTTCTAAGCCGTAGCaggctgccctttatctcagtgctttttaaatcttgcacaatagCTAGACAacgattagttcatgtgtgccatataaataacattgtgcttacacttgtagagaatgataatggttattggctaaaatgcaagattgttaaaagcattgagataaggggacagtggcttatatacaggtaatcatagaggtaaaaagtatattgatataactgtgttggttttgcaaaactggagaatcttttttaaataataacaattttcaagtagattgtccacttaaacacttttttttgcacttttatgtccccttaacgaaacatttatttttttacaagctTCCTTATTTTAAGCAAAATTTGTTAACCCATGTTTTGTTTGGTTATAACATATTTTGTCTTGCTTCTGGTAACTTTTTGACTATAGTTGTGAAAATGTTTATGCTCTGTTTGGCAAATTCTGTGGGGTTTTATTTCAGATGCTTGATGAAAATCACCATTTGATACAGTGTATCATGGATTACCAGAGCAAGGGAAAGACAGCAGAGTGCACTCAGTAAGTAGCAAGCCTCTGTGTCACAGGTACAGTGTGGCATTTTGTAATAGTGTATGATAAGGACTAATTCTTTCATGGCTATTGCTTATTACATATAGTAAAACATTCATTTCAGTTTCATTGTTAGCTTATCTTTATTTTAAGTATAATCATCTGTCTATCCTAAACCTTGCTGAATGATCTTCTTAATGTAATACCCCAGATCAGTGATTGCCACCTTGTAAACATGTGGGGaacgcagatcaatattttagaagccttaaggaacTCATAAAAATTTATAgctattaaataaacaaaatatttcctaaaaatgtccagtgctACAGGGACAGATTTAGGTAAAATTCTAAGGTACCATCTATCTGCTGTTTGTCCATCGAGAGGGCTATTTTGAGTTGTGATTACCAAAAGCACACATTTTCTtgcctctgtttttttttctggggccacaaaaaattgtttttatgcctTTTTCTAGGGGCCTCAAAAGCTAGTATATATCATTATAAAGATAGTGTAACAATCATTATTAGCATTATAGACAAAGACTGGATATAAAATACATACTATGTTGCTAgcaaccaaatactgtacataaaATACACTTTTGCATATTCTATGAAACTACCAAATTCCAGTTCCTTCCCAGTAAAGCTTAGGTATTCATTTTATATTCCCTTGTATAATTAAAAGGTCTGAATTACATTAAAAAGTCATGATGTGGATATGTACACTGAATGTTTTTATATctcactatatatttatttatctagtgCCTTGTTTGTATTATGTGCCAGGGTAAGAGTGCAGATTATGTGTATAGTGTCCAGCCTATTTCTAATCTATGTTATATACTGCATACATTCTCTATTCAATATTACATTTTGTTGGTATAGTTAGAATTCTGGGGGAAACTGTTTATTGTAGCACCTCCAGTCTCTGTCTTAATCCATGTCACAGCTACATTTTCTGTAAAGTAGTATGAACTCCCCAGCATTTATCCTCAGTGTATGCTGCAAGTGGTATAAGAAATAGTAATATAATAGGACAGCTATTGTAAGATCTCAGTACCCAGTATTCAGAAGTGTACAGTATATTGGTATGATGAAAGACTTTGTGCAAAATAGTGTACATCATTTGGATATAATGGGACAATATGCCAAAATAGTTTAAAAACTAACAATGTAATGGCAGACTTTGTCAAGGGAAGCTAGGCAGCCTAGACTAGAGGTGGCACAGGCAGTGGATGAAAAGTATGTGGCAAAAGGGCATGGGCAGCGCTGCATGCTAACAAAACATTTTGTTTGCACCAATCTAGCCTAGACCGTGTCCCAAACATATTCTGGTAGTTTAATGGGCGATCTTGCATGCTTAAAATCTATTGGTTTATTGAGTGATAGTATTTAGTTTATGTGTCATAATATGTGGCTGGGCATAATAGATATACTTGATAGTAGCCAAATAGTATAATAGGAGATATGGCCCCCAGGGACATACAGTCTTGAGGTGGAAATGACCCTGTTCAACGAAGCTCACAGCATACTATAGTAATGACTATTTGCTCCTAGGAGCTTACGAAAGGAAACCTTGATGAATAGGGCTTACTGTATAGAGGTATGAGGAGTTGTTGCTGCCAAGTGGCAGTTTCTGGGGGGTTGGTGCTATTACTGTAGCACCCACAAACATCAAACGTTCCTGCTGCCCTGAATTTGCAGGGTAGTGTATTTACTTGACCAGTGCTCTGTGTCTCCACCCTTGATCTTTAGCTTTATGGTCAATGTTCTAAACACTCATGTTTTCCTCTAGAACCACCCTTTTACATGCCCCTAGTTATTGACAGCTAATGGTACTTAACCTAAGGCCTGATGGGCACAATGTAGCCCCCCACTGCTTTTTATCTAGCCTTTCATGCCTCCATTGTAACTCTGTCTCTTCATGTTTGCTCAATCCTCTCATCTCTGGTGGGACCAATACATATGCTTCAGTGTGAGGGTCTTTATGTTGATTTTCAGCACTTTCCTTGCCAGAGTATTGCTCATTTGAAGTTTGTTTATAATGAAGTATTCATTTTGCTAGGATTGATAGAACATCTAAAACTTCTTTTTTATGGCCCTATGAGAGAAAAATAAGTTCAAAGATGGACCTTCATATGAAAAGCTTGGACACCCATAAACATAGACATATAATGGGAGACCATGCTCCATGGAGATCACCCTATAACAATATAAAGAGAGACACTGCTTTAAGAAGCtagattatagttttttattttgaaactttTTCAGTAAATCTACAAGTCTGTAGGATTAATGGGAGCATCGGCTCCAATGAGTTTACAATCTAATAACTTTTCTGTCAACTATTGAAgctgtgtatagtaacaagtaccAGCAAGCTGTCTTTTTGCTATTGCATAATTTCTGTACCAGATAAGGTTTCCTCTTCATATATCCTATAGATATCAGCAGATTCTGCACAGGAACCTGGTATATTTGGCTACAATAGCAGATTCTAACCAGAACATGCAGTCTCTGCTCCCTGCAGTAAGTATGTATGTTGTGTCACATTTACCCCATTTGCTGTAGCTGTTTTCTAATACCTAAAACTTAATTTCATTCTTATTCCTACACATTTATCAGCATGTCACATAATAATTTtaattatgtaattgtatttctgtATATCAGCTTTTGTCCCTTTGAAAAGTATTTTATATGTTATAAATGAatacatttcataataaaagtacagTCATTTGAATGCATAAAATAACTCTCTAATTCAAATGTTTCTGTAGAATAATGattaacattcaaatattacatttgtcTGTTGATTCCAATAGGCAATGAAGTCTATGAAAATctacatttgaatttaaaaaaaatcaatattcaaatgttacatttaacaAAGGGGAAGATTAAaagtttttacaaaaataaataatgtccAAAAACATTCAAGATTTGTTTAGAATTAAATGTGGTCCTCATGTTTTATTCAACTGTAGGAAAAAAGCAGTTTAGtggtgaactttttttatttttatttaaaactatgcTCAACCCACTCAAGTGACTGCTTTGTGAGCAGTTACCATTCAGTTCCTCCTGCTTTTTTTTAGCTTCATAGTGAAAAAAAAACGACTTGTCAAACAGCATTATAAGTGCTGAGTTCACCCTTACCCATTCCTAGGCACAGTTCAACATTACCAATGAGTTATTTCTAATCTGTGGTTATTTAGCATGAACCATAGaagttagcattttttttattcattgaaTAATCATGTAACTTGTACTATACTGTACAGTGTAGTCTGAAGCATTGACTTCCCCAATTTACTGTGTGATGTTTAAGTGACtggatttaaagtgacatcaacACCTTTTTATGCTTGTGTCACTGTCCTGTACAGTTTACAGTTTCAGAAGGCAACATTTTGTGGTGTCTCTTTTTTACTTTGTGTATTGTGATTCCTGTACCAATTAGTATATTTTGATTCTGAATAATATTTAAGATATTGATAATGAATTTGGTAATAGTTGTATTCGTTCAGTAGATATACAgaagataaacaaaaaaataatgtgcTGAGATATTTGATTCATTTAGGTAAACTAGAATATCAGGAGACGAGCTTGTATTTTAAGGAGCCAGGCTCAGGTTTCCATAAGTTTATGTAGAATAATACAAGCCATTAAGAGCCAGAAACAAAGTACTAGTGGTCATACATTCACCGCCACATAAAGCACAATGTATACTGGGCAATAACTGAAATGTTTTACCCATAACGTATTATACATTTATACCCTCGTATAGATTAGAAACTTACATGTTTGTTTATATGGCAAACTTTAGCTTATGATTTCCAAAATATTtgtaaagaaataatatatataaggtGACTTTACTCCAATAATGTCAACTGCGACAGTGTAAGCaaagtatgtaaatgtgtgtgtgtgtgtatatgtgtatatatatatatatatgtttgtgtgtatagaaGAATCTGTTTTGTtccaaaaaaaaaggaattttaataAAGTACCactcatacattttactttaattcaCTGTGTTTTCCTGCGTTTGACAGTTTTGGGCCTATGAaataacaaattgattttatttgcAGCCGCCGACTCAGAACATGAATCTAGGCCCAGGAGGAATGAACCAGACTGGTCCAAGCCAGACTCTACACTCCCAAGGCAGTTTGAGTGACGCTTTAGGGGCCAGCCTGCCTCCCACGTCCCTCATGCAGAGCCAGATCAGTAATGGTAAGGTCTCTACCTCTACTGCCTTGTGGTTGCCTGGCAACAAGAGCTCAAGTGCTGAGTGTGTACCAGACCAAGTCTGATAAGATGCCTGGCCTGGGATCTAGGGGACATGTACGCTTACTAATTTTTGCCTCTATGTTCCTGAAAAAGAAGTCAGAGACTAAACGTTTTATGTTCATTTTCAGCAAGTCTgagtacatacaaacatacatgataaAGACCCTTAAGCATGTCATCTGTAACACATTTATGTAAAAGAAACTGTGATTTCATCTGTGTCATCAGGGAGCTGCAAAATCAGTAGGGGATTAAgagaaacaacaacaaaattaatttcAGACAGCACATATGAATGTGCAGTCATAGGGATGCACTTTAAAAGAAAGAaagtcaagtgtgtgtgtgtgtatatatatatatatttatatttatttttatatatatatatatatatatatatatatatatatatataaaaaatacatttagaattcattttttttaaattaaatatttaatgtgGATTTTTGTAACCTGAGATTTACATTCATATACACCCCTTATGCTCAGTGTCTTAATTCTTAAGATTGTGTTTTCGTGCTGTGttccttagaaaaaaaaaacatattctcatataactatatataataggGGAGCATCTCCTATTTTACATGTCTGATTTTTCTGTACACCTTTGCTATGGGAATCGCTTCCTTTTGTCTACACATATTACCATTAGTATTCATTTCTTGAAAGGTTAGAAAAATCCCCCATGGGAACATGATAAATATGACTAGCAAGTGGCACTAGCGGTGATAGCCCTCACAGCAAAAGTATATTCTAACTTTACAAGAAGATATTTTGCTTTTCTGCTAGTGTTCAAAACTAAATGATCACTGTTGTTTttcctttttgttgttgttgctaggGCCCAATCATGTGGCTATGCAGCAGTCTGGACAAACTACAATGCCTACCACTTCCATGAGTATGGCAGTGAGCTCCCATGGCACAGCCCCAGGATACAGCCACGCAGTGCCAAGCTCCCAGAACATGCCAATGCAAAGCCAGGGAAGCATTGGCAACTATGTATCCAGAGCAAACATGAATATGTCATCCAACCCAGGTAAAAGGAGACTGGTATCTAAGTCTTTCAAGAGTGGAAAATATTTTGCACTTTGTATTGTTTATACTTttgttttatattacaatatatacttCCTTTATATTACATCATTGTGGTAATTCTCTACCATGAGTCTTTTTGAACATTACCACTGGTGCTTACCTGACAGATATGACCTCCCTATATCAAAAGTTGATGTCTGAGTAAGATTGTATTATACAATTGgcactatgtaataaaaaataagaaGAGGGTGCATGCATACTATGCACTGGATCTTATTTAGAAAGTTTGATCTGGACTGTTTTTAATCACTGGTGTTTCGTGGATCAAAATGAAACCATCATAGAATATTCTTTGATATGGATTGTATTTTACTGTTGGTATCTCATAGATAAGCATTTCCTATAAAGCTATTTCAGATTATCAAACAGAATTATACTTTTACTCTTATACTCTCTATACAATGTCTGTTATGAGGCCTATATCACACGTTTGATACAGGCCTTATAACAGGTATTTGTAAATAACATAATGAGCATCACCTCCTATGTCCATGTTGCGCATCTCTTTCTACAAACCCTGTGGATTAGCACATGCACACATGGTTTAAGTTACATGCTATGCAAATTAAGGAATTCAATTGACCTTAAAtgggcatgaaaccccaaaaaaatatttcatgattcagacagagcatagaattctaaaaaatgtttccaatttatttttattattaaattttctttgttattttggtattctttgttgaagatatacctaggtaggtagtttgCACATGTCTGCAGAACTACATGTCATAAaaaagttctgccatctagtgctcttgcaaaactcctgccatatagtgtggcagacatgtgcatactcctgaccttagctccctgctcttcaacaaaggatacctagaggagAAAGAAAAgttgatataagtaaattgaaagttgtttataattgtatgctctatcggaatcataaaagaaaaaaaatgggtcttGTGGCTTTTTAAAACAAGCAGCATGTTTTGAATGTCTTGATGGAAGTTGGGTGATGTTGTGTAATCTGGATTTCAGCCATGTGGTTCAGTCCATGTCAAAATACAGTTAGCATTTGCTTaggcccaatgcagctgtttcactgacaaaatattttatacataacCATTACATTGTCCTCCTTGTTGTTGTTGTGTTCCagtgtccatgatgcaccagcaagCGGCTAGTTCCCATTACACTTCAGCACAGGGAGGTGGAGGACAACATTACCAAGGACAGACATCCATTCCCATGATGAGTCAGAGCAACCAAGGCAGCAGTATGATGGGCCAGAGACCGCTGGGGCCGTACAGACCATCACAGCAAAGTAAGTTTGGACATTATCCCTTATGAATAAGTTCCAGGGAGGTAGGTGTGCTGGCTATGAGTTAAAATATTTGTGAAAAGTGATTCATGACGAGTGAAAGGAGTGTTTAGATATGGTTAAGATGCCCTCTAAAAAGTATATGGTACCATTTTATTCATGGTAAAACGTGTGACATCCCTTCAACTATCATTTATGGGTTTAAGTCAAGATTTTGGGCTGTATAAATCTTTAAATACTCTAAATTCTTGTGAAAAATTGCAGTACCAAAGTCAAATCTCACCTAACTCCGCCAGTAGTCTTATCTTCCATCATTATTGTTCCATAAAGTAATAGGgcctaatgatctaaagctctcagctctgacacaatgatctaagaagtctcatcggtACAGTGAGGTCCTTCAAAGAATTTTAGAGACACAATTTTTACCTCGCAAAatctttatctcactatgcagggttctgtacGCAAAGAAAGGACTCCTATAttaaaatataaggtctaaaaaaatcccaaaaattttgtgtgatttctttccTGGGCGACAAGTTTTTGATTATCAGGCTCATAGTGATTGGTGGAAAATATTTCTTTCCCCTCTTGTGTTTGGTCAGTCAGATATGGGAGTGTCATTTGTAGCAAAATATCTAGTCTAAAGACACATTACATTTTCATTTTGAAATAATTTGGAGGATATTATAGCATGGTGTGTATTTCTTTAGCATTTTTTTTCCGAAATTGTACTTTGTATCATTATTCCTTTGAGTGGCAGGTATTCAGGGACTTTTTATATTTAGCATAATATAACCGCTTTAATGTGTATGATGAGCTATGCTCGTTATGTGCATTCCAACCTGTGGGCGCATGACGAGCCCACAGGCAATCATACGCTCTTTTCAGTGATCCAACACACTAGAAGCCGGAgatcattggtggcctagtgggggCACTCTCACAGAAAAATCTGTTATGTTTCCAGGCCCCTATTTAACATGTGGCTACTCGTGATAACAATTTAGTAtattgatcacagtaacagcagtggtcacttggccaTTTTCAATACTATTTAATCTAACCAAAAATACAAGttttttcgttttgttttgtttttttacagtttttgcagcGGCTATCTCACATATAtatgaaacataaataaaatagttttatattgtgaatctgctgaaaaaaataaatatataatttgtatgggtCACTCAttaaaatttgacttacaataggatttaaatgtaacaaaaaatgGCTCAGCATTGGAGTGTAAAAAAGgtttagcagcaaaagggttaaagcataatttaaaaaaatgactttATTTGGTTAAAATTCTGAGATAGCCTGCAAGCTCTGTGTGCAGATGTTGGAGGTACAGATTGCCTCATTTACATAATGTGCGCACTCCAAGACTGGCACCAGAGGCATGTAATAGTGCTGATCATAGATGATAATCTGTGCCCACGCTTCAGGCTAAGGCAAAAACACCAGTTTCCCTGATCAGCACTTCAAGTATCCAATGGGGCTTTTTACACACATGTAAATGGTAAagtttcttaaaggggcatgaaagccaGACTtaagctttcatggttcagatagagctttcaAGTTTGAGActttttaaaatttacttccattgtctttACTATGTTCTCTTGGCATCAAAGCATACATAGGAAGGTTCAgcggcagtaatgcactactgggagctagctggttattgatggctgcccatatatgcctcttgtcattggctcaccgaatGTGTTAAGCAaggtcccagtactgcattgctgctcctgagcctatctaggtgtaatcttcaacaaaggattccaagagcacaaagcaaatttgataatagaagcatactagaaagttgtttaaaatgtcacactctatctgaatcatgagggtttcattttgactctactgttcctttaactgcttTGATGACGAGAACTAGTTGTCAAGCCAATTGCTGCCTTTAAGCTCATGATGACCTGTTCTTGTCGTTAAGGGGTATCACTTATCACAGCATGGGTTTGGCGGTTCCCCCCGCACTGCAGGCCTGATTGTTGGTAGTATACTTGGCGGCACGCTTAGAGCAAAATGGTAGGGCCAGTGATGTCACCACAAAGGTGTGTGGTGAGATCACAGAGGGGGCGGGACCACAATGTGACAGGCAGGTAAGGGAGCTGGATTGAGGGTGGCTTTTCAAGCCTCTCAATCTCCGCTTCTTTACTAGCCACAGACCTCCAAggtccctcatttgaaagagaattgcctGCCCTTTCAAATGGTAGGGGTCTTGGAAAGCCACAAGCATCCAGATCTTTGtagaaaagtaaacaaaaaacacATGGGGTTTTGTTAGGGAATGGGAATTCATAAGCTCagtaaaaatattatgtctaaagcccctaataaagtttatattataGTAGACAAGTTACTATGAAATGTgtctgtatagccaggtgatcattgtgatcaccttgcaagaaaaaagtgctttcATATTTGTACTGCAAAAAGGTTCCTCTATATTATACCCCCCCAAAACACTTATAGGCTGCTATTTCACACGTGGCTTCCTTTGATGACAATTTGGTAAAGGGGTCACAGTAAGAACAGTGGTCatctggccattttcaatattatttactaaaatattaacaaatatatacatttctttttacattttttgcttCAGCTATCTCACATGCAaggaaatatacatatattaatggtatattctgaatctgctggacCTACTCGGAAAAAAAACAGTATATCATTTGTAAAATTTGACTTACAAAAGTGTTTATAAGTAAGAAGCAAACATTGGCTTAGTACCAGAGTGTGAAAAGAGCGaagcagcagtgaaagggttaaattgaCACGCCAAGAGGCTTTTGAAACATATGAACTCTACTGGtaactaactggtgattggtgtctaAGCACAAATGCCTCTTgcgattggctcactagatgtgctcagctaggtccTAATTGTGCACTGCTACATTGGAGCTGATTTTAGTTACAGCTAAAAGaaacagagcaataataaaatgctctaacatattacagaATTATATTTAACACAAAATCAAGAACATTTGGAGTTTACAAACTCTTTACTTTCCTATAAACATAAATGAATATTTTCCCTCCTGAACTAAAATTCTTCCTGCTTGGTAGTATTTATTCAACTAATAATATTATATGTTCAGTCACcttgattagttattaaatagatattaaattaGTGTAGCTTTTTGGCTAGAGTCTGGATAACTTACAAATAAATAGACTTGCCATCCAGCTAATAGGGTAATAGGGTACTGTGGCCATATCAGTAAGAGCAGCTGGGTAGacagagtatatgtatatatatatatacacagtaatagtGTTGTTAATAAGAGCATAATaagcaataatagattctgtggtgACTATGACTAGAATGTAGACGTAAAGACTGCATATTATCTCTTCTTATATGTCTAGGCTCTTCCCAGCAGTACCTGGGTCAGGAGGAGTATTACAGTGAGCAGTACGCACACAGCCAGGGCTCTTCAGAACCAATGTCACAGCAGTATTACACTGATGGTAAGTAGATAGTCTAACTTCTTGTAGAAAGTGGAGAAAGGTGTAATGAGGTCACAGGTACAGCTGTCACTCTCAGATTCACTTTTTGTCATTTTTACAAAAGTTTCAAATCTGCCCTAGAGCCCAGAGATACATA
This genomic window contains:
- the SS18L1 gene encoding calcium-responsive transactivator produces the protein MSVAFASARPRGKGEVTQQTIQKMLDENHHLIQCIMDYQSKGKTAECTQYQQILHRNLVYLATIADSNQNMQSLLPAPPTQNMNLGPGGMNQTGPSQTLHSQGSLSDALGASLPPTSLMQSQISNGPNHVAMQQSGQTTMPTTSMSMAVSSHGTAPGYSHAVPSSQNMPMQSQGSIGNYVSRANMNMSSNPVSMMHQQAASSHYTSAQGGGGQHYQGQTSIPMMSQSNQGSSMMGQRPLGPYRPSQQSSSQQYLGQEEYYSEQYAHSQGSSEPMSQQYYTDGHSEYSYQQSSYGEQSYDRTFEDSSQHYYEGGNTQYSQQQTGYQQGTGQQQAYSQQQYPNQQNYPGQQQGYVPSQGASSQYSTYQQGQSQQYSTYRAPQSATSAQQQRPYGYEQGQYGNYQQ